One Coffea arabica cultivar ET-39 chromosome 5e, Coffea Arabica ET-39 HiFi, whole genome shotgun sequence DNA segment encodes these proteins:
- the LOC113743232 gene encoding probable LRR receptor-like serine/threonine-protein kinase At1g53430 — MVTSRRTLPEEIHVSIVYFVLVLQFFSCTNDLRSFAQLLPEEEVQVLQTISSKLQITNWNLSRSSCSEGSGLNRTFGDGIYSNVTCNCSFSANTVCHVTSIELKGLNLTGTLPAEFANLSHLREIDLSRNYISGSIPLSFARLPLTNLSLLGNRINGTIPSEIGDISTLEDLILEDNQLGGPLPANLGRLSGLRRLLLSANNFTGTIPETFGNLTNLTDFRIDGNAISGKMPDFIGNWTKLTRLHMQGTLMQGPITPAISRLTNLYEMRILGLSGSSIRFPNLQDLENIRTVILRNCSIFGPIPEYMGIKANLKTLDLSYNNLTGPIPNTFQRLNFDNLLLASNALSGEIPGWLLDSRENIDLSNNNFTPSSTTSCQSSTVNLASSYSTSTSNSIAWCSKKDLPCSGKSQYYSLFINCGGSRIGFEGNEYEDDQTNRGPAYFFSSSEKWAYTSSGVFIGKDDANYVTSSASSNLTGGEIYRTARQAPASLKYYGLCLRKGSYKVRLHFAEIMYSDDKKFSSLGRRIFDVSIQGNVVLKDFNIIEEAKGVGIGITKDFKDVIVNGSTLEIHLFWTGKGTTAIPDRGVYGPLISAITVTPNFDTHTGLSVGAIIGIVVASCVVVCLILVLLRLKGYLGGDDTEDKELRALDLQTGYFTLRQIKAATNNFDPANKIGEGGFGPVYKGLLSDGAVIAVKQLSSKSRQGNREFVNEIGMISALQHPNLVRLYGCCIEGNQLLLIYEYLENNCLGRALFGRTELLLYLDWPTRKKICLGIARGLAYLHEESRLKIVHRDIKATNVLLDKDLNAKISDFGLAKLDEEENTHISTRIAGTIGYMAPEYAMRGYLTDKADVYSFGIVALEIVSGKSNTNYRPKEEFVYLLDWAYVLQEQGNLLELVDPSLGSDCPADEALRMINLALLCTNPSPTLRPTMSSAVSMLEGKIAIQAPLIKRTSLNEDMRFKAFERLSQDSQSHVSTFSIDSSQIPRTTSMDDGPWIDSSASLPSKDEMRDSSSSSKLRF, encoded by the exons ATGGTTACATCAAGAAGGACACTTCCTGAGGAGATACATGTCAGCATCGTCTATTTTGTCCTGGTTCTGCAGTTCTTCAGTTGTACTAATGATTTAAGATCCTTCGCTCAATTATTGCCTGAAGAAGAAG TGCAAGTTCTTCAAACGATATCATCAAAGCTGCAGATCACAAACTGGAATCTTAGCCGGAGCTCTTGTAGTGAGGGTAGCGGTCTCAACCGGACCTTTGGCGATGGCATTTATAGCAATGTGACCTGCAATTGCTCTTTTAGTGCCAACACTGTATGCCATGTCACAAGCAT AGAGCTGAAAGGCCTTAATTTGACTGGGACTTTGCCTGCAGAATTTGCAAATCTTAGTCATCTTCGGGAAAT AGACCTCTCGCGTAACTATATCAGTGGATCAATTCCACTAAGTTTTGCTCGGCTTCCTCTCACTAATCT GTCACTATTGGGAAACCGGATTAACGGTACAATTCCTAGCGAAATAGGTGATATTTCTACTTTGGAAGATCT GATTTTGGAAGATAATCAGCTTGGTGGACCTCTTCCCGCTAATCTTGGAAGGCTAAGCGGATTGAGGAGACT CCTGCTTTCTGCCAACAATTTTACAGGAACAATACCGGAGACATTTGGGAATCTGACGAATTTGACAGATTT TAGGATAGATGGAAATGCAATTTCTGGAAAGATGCCCGACTTTATTGGCAATTGGACAAAACTTACGAGACT ACATATGCAAGGCACGTTAATGCAAGGACCAATTACTCCTGCAATTTCCCGGTTGACAAATTTATATGAGAT GAGGATACTCGGCTTGAGTGGTTCAAGTAttagatttcccaatttgcaaGACCTGGAAAATATAAGAACAGT AATATTAAGAAACTGCTCCATTTTTGGCCCAATCCCAGAATATATGGGCATCAAGGCCAATCTAAAAACACT GGACCTTAGCTACAACAACCTGACTGGTCCAATCCCAAATACATTTCAGAGGTTGAATTTTGATAACCT CCTTCTGGCTTCTAATGCATTAAGTGGAGAAATACCCGGTTGGTTACTGGACAGCAGAGAGAACAT TGACTTGTCTAACAACAATTTTACTCCATCGTCCACAACAAGCTGCCAGTCATCCACTGT GAACTTAGCCTCCAGCTATTCGACATCAACAAGCAATTC AATTGCGTGGTGTTCGAAGAAGGACCTTCCTTGCTCGGGAAAATCCCAAT ATTATTCATTGTTCATAAATTGTGGAGGAAGCAGGATTGGTTTTGAGGGAAATGAATATGAAGATGACCAAACTAACCGTGGTCCAGCTTATTTCTTTTCCTCCTCAGAGAAATGGGCTTATACAAGCTCAGGAGTGTTCATAGGAAAAGATGATGCCAATTATGTTACTAGTTCCGCATCATCAAATTTGACTGGTGGAGAGATATACAGAACCGCACGCCAGGCCCCCGCTTCACTTAAATATTATGGCCTTTGTCTAAGAAAGGGTAGCTACAAAGTGCGCCTCCACTTTGCCGAAATAATGTATTCAGATGACAAGAAATTTAGCAGTCTTGGGAGACGCATATTTGATGTATCAATTCAA GGAAATGTAGTTCTCAAGGACTTTAATATCATTGAGGAAGCTAAGGGTGTTGGGATAGGAATTACCAAGGACTTTAAGGATGTAATTGTAAATGGAAGCACTCTGGAGATCCACTTATTCTGGACTGGAAAAGGGACAACAGCAATTCCTGACAGAGGTGTTTATGGACCTCTAATATCTGCAATTACTGTGACACCAA ATTTCGACACTCATACAGGGCTATCAGTTGGAGCTATTATTGGCATCGTAGTTGCTTCATGTGTGGTGGTatgtttaattttagttttgctGCGATTGAAAGGATATTTAGGAGGAGACGACACTGAAGATAAAG AACTTCGAGCTCTGGATCTACAAACAGGATATTTCACTTTGAGACAGATAAAAGCTGCCACAAATAACTTTGACCCTGCCAATAAGATTGGTGAGGGTGGGTTTGGGCCAGTTTACAAG GGTTTATTATCAGATGGTGCAGTAATCGCGGTCAAGCAGCTCTCTTCAAAGTCAAGGCAAGGAAATCGAGAATTTGTTAATGAAATTGGCATGATATCTGCGTTACAGCATCCTAATCTTGTGAGGCTTTATGGCTGTTGCATAGAAGGCAACCAATTGTTGCTAATATATGAATACCTGGAAAACAACTGTCTTGGTCGAGCACTATTTG GTCGAACGGAACTGCTGCTATATCTTGACTGGCCAACAAGGAAGAAGATATGCTTAGGGATAGCAAGAGGTTTGGCTTATCTCCATGAAGAATCTCGGTTGAAAATTGTCCACAGAGATATCAAGGCTACAAATGTACTTCTTGACAAGGATCTCAATGCTAAGATATCTGATTTTGGTTTGGCCAAGCTTGACGAAGAGGAGAACACCCATATTAGCACTCGAATTGCGGGAACGAT AGGTTATATGGCTCCTGAATATGCTATGAGGGGTTACTTAACGGACAAAGCAGATGTTTACAGTTTTGGAATAGTTGCACTGGAGATCGTCAGTGGGAAAAGTAACACTAACTACAGGCCCAAAGAGGAGTTTGTGTATCTACTTGACTGG GCTTACGTCCTGCAAGAACAGGGAAATCTTTTAGAGCTTGTGGATCCAAGTCTTGGTTCAGACTGCCCTGCAGATGAAGCACTGAGGATGATAAACTTGGCATTACTATGCACTAACCCATCTCCTACTCTTCGGCCAACCATGTCTTCTGCAGTGAGCATGCTCGAAGGCAAAATCGCAATTCAGGCACCACTAATCAAGCGCACCTCATTGAATGAGGACATGAGGTTCAAAGCCTTTGAGAGATTATCACAAGACAGTCAATCCCATGTTTCTACATTCTCCATTGACAGCAGCCAGATCCCTAGGACTACTTCAATGGATGATGGACCATGGATTGACTCATCAGCGTCTCTTCCTAGCAAGGATGAAATGCGTGATTCTTCTTCATCTAGCAAGCTTCGATTCTGA
- the LOC113743235 gene encoding probable leucine-rich repeat receptor-like serine/threonine-protein kinase At3g14840, with product MFFARVAFLLALAVLLASGTTLPPDEVRALQQIAGTLRKTDWNFSVDPCSGQQNWSTPNPIETQNAVTCDCSFFNHTVCHVVSIILKAQNLPGSLPPELIKLPYLREIDLTRNYLNGTIPREWGSMQLVNISLLGNRISGSLPKELGNISTLVNLTVEFNQLSETIPPELGNLTLIEKIHLTSNNFTGKLPGTLARLTTLKDFRIGENQFLGSIPNFIQSWTNLEKLVIQASGLSGPMPSGIAFLTKLTDLRISDLNGNDTNFPPLSAATNMKTLILRSCNIVGQLPGFLGSFKKLKLLDLSFNKLSGPIPRTLFGLPKIENIYLTGNFLTGAVPDWMLTKGQVRIDLSYNNFTKSSGASDCQPTGNLNLFGSSSKGNTPGIVSCLRSFSCPESWYSLHINCGGREMKDDDDISYDDDIESGGPSNFVHRFRSNWAFSSTGNFLDDDRPRDSYIWTNNTGISGTNSGLYTEARLSPLSLTYYGFCMQNGNYTVNLHFAEIMFTDDRTYSSLGRRIFDIYIQENLMLKDFNIEDEAGGVNRPVIKKFTAVVTDTTLAIRLFWAGKGTTGIPFRGVYGPLISAISVDPDFRPHGKSLPASAVAAIVIAILLLATICVLWWKGCLWCRDTLENDLKGLDLQTGSFTLRQIKAATNNFDAANKIGEGGFGSVYKGHLADGTIIAVKQLSSKSKQGNREFVNEIGMISALQHPNLVKLYGCCVEGNQLLLVYEYMENNSLARALFGPEEHKLELDWPTRHKISVGIARGLAYLHEESRLKIVHRDIKATNVLLDKYLNPKISDFGLAKLDDEESTHISTRIAGTYGYMAPEYAMRGYLTDKADVYSYGVVLLEIVSGRSNANIKPRQDGFHLLDWAKLLKEEGKLMELVDPRLGSNLNEEEVMLTIHIALLCTDVSPTVRPGMSTVVSKLEGRAVDAELLSELSFSSNKVEPSKEITNQQQVPNSDESYAQHVSMEVPFTASSTSAADLYPINIDSDYLMKRL from the exons ATGTTCTTCGCCCGGGTAGCATTTCTCCTTGCTTTAGCAGTTCTCCTTGCTTCTGGAACCACTCTTCCTCCTGATGAAG TGAGAGCTTTGCAGCAAATTGCTGGGACATTAAGGAAGACGGACTGGAATTTCAGTGTGGATCCATGCAGTGGACAGCAAAACTGGAGTACTCCTAATCCCATAGAAACTCAGAATGCGGTTACTTGTGATTGTTCCTTCTTCAATCACACAGTTTGCCATGTTGTCAGCAT AATACTCAAAGCTCAGAATCTTCCGGGATCATTGCCGCCAGAATTGATCAAGCTCCCGTATCTCCGAGAAAT TGATCTAACACGCAACTACCTTAATGGTACAATACCACGGGAATGGGGTTCCATGCAACTTGTAAACAT TTCCCTGCTTGGAAACCGTATATCAGGGTCATTGCCAAAAGAACTTGGAAATATCAGCACATTAGTCAATCT AACTGTTGAATTCAATCAGTTGTCTGAAACTATTCCTCCAGAGCTTGGGAATCTCACTCTCATAGAAAAAAT ACATTTAACCTCAAACAATTTCACTGGCAAGTTGCCTGGAACGCTAGCTAGGTTGACCACTTTGAAGGACTT TCGCATTGGCGAGAACCAGTTCCTAGGAAGTATACCTAATTTCATTCAGAGTTGGACAAACCTTGAGAAACT AGTGATACAGGCTAGTGGTCTAAGTGGGCCAATGCCATCTGGCATCGCTTTCTTGACAAAATTAACTGACCT GAGAATCAGTGATTTGAACGGAAATGACACAAATTTTCCCCCACTTAGTGCGGCAACTAATATGAAGACGCT GATATTAAGGAGTTGCAATATTGTTGGGCAGCTACCAGGGTTTCTTGGctcatttaaaaaattgaaactCTT GGACCTCAGTTTTAATAAATTAAGTGGACCTATTCCAAGGACCTTGTTTGGTCTACCAAAGATCGAAAATAT TTATCTGACTGGGAACTTCCTCACTGGAGCAGTGCCGGACTGGATGCTGACAAAAGGCCAAGTCCGTAT TGATCTTTCATACAACAATTTTACCAAAAGTTCTGGAGCGTCCGATTGTCAACCGACTGGAAACTT AAACTTGTTTGGAAGCTCCTCAAAAGGCAACACACC AGGCATTGTCTCATGCTTAAGGAGCTTCAGCTGTCCAGAGA GTTGGTACTCTCTCCATATAAATTGTGGTGGAAGAGAAATGaaagatgatgatgatataAGTTACGATGACGATATAGAGTCAGGTGGCCCTTCAAATTTTGTCCATAGGTTTCGTAGTAACTGGGCATTTAGCAGCACCGGTAACTTCTTGGATGATGACCGCCCCAGAGATTCCTATATTTGGACAAACAATACAGGCATATCTGGGACCAACTCGGGATTATATACAGAAGCACGACTTTCCCCGCTTTCACTGACGTATTATGGTTTCTGTATGCAAAATGGGAATTACACGGTAAACCTTCATTTTGCCGAAATTATGTTTACTGATGACAGAACATATAGTAGTCTGGGGAGGCGCATCTTTGATATATATATTCAG GAAAACTTGATGCTGAAAGATTTCAATATTGAGGATGAGGCTGGTGGAGTTAATAGACctgttattaaaaaatttactgCAGTAGTAACTGACACCACTTTGGCGATCCGCCTCTTCTGGGCTGGAAAAGGGACAACTGGTATTCCTTTCAGGGGAGTTTATGGTCCTCTGATCTCAGCAATTTCTGTGGATCCTG ACTTTAGACCACATGGAAAAAGCTTACCAGCTAGTGCTGTAGCTGCGATTGTAATTGCAATTCTGCTTCTTGCCACAATTTGTGTTCTTTGGTGGAAAGGTTGTCTGTGGTGCAGAGATACCTTGGAAAATG ATTTAAAGGGTCTAGACCTACAAACTGGATCGTTCACTCTAAGACAAATTAAAGCTGCTACAAATAATTTTGATGCAGCCAATAAAATTGGAGAAGGTGGCTTTGGTTCTGTCTACAAG GGTCATCTGGCAGATGGCACTATCATTGCTGTGAAGCAGCTTTCTTCCAAATCAAAGCAAGGGAACCGCGAGTTTGTGAATGAAATAGGCATGATTTCAGCTCTACAACATCCTAACCTTGTGAAGCTCTATGGGTGCTGCGTCGAGGGAAACCAATTATTACTCGTATATGAGTACATGGAGAATAACAGCCTTGCTCGTGCATTGTTTG GTCCTGAAGAACACAAGTTGGAATTAGATTGGCCAACAAGACACAAGATTTCTGTGGGTATAGCAAGAGGTTTGGCTTATCTCCATGAAGAATCAAGGTTGAAGATTGTCCACAGAGATATCAAGGCCACCAATGTGCTACTTGATAAGTATCTAAACCCCAAGATATCTGACTTTGGTCTGGCCAAGCTTGATGATGAAGAAAGCACCCACATTAGTACCCGTATTGCTGGAACCTA TGGATATATGGCACCTGAATATGCAATGAGGGGCTACTTAACTGACAAAGCAGATGTTTATAGCTATGGGGTTGTCCTTTTGGAGATTGTCAGCGGAAGGAGTAATGCCAATATCAAACCAAGGCAGGATGGCTTCCATCTTCTTGACTGG GCTAAGCTGCTGAAGGAGGAAGGGAAACTAATGGAACTGGTAGACCCGAGACTCGGATCAAACTTGAATGAGGAGGAGGTTATGCTTACAATTCACATAGCCCTTCTTTGCACCGATGTCTCACCAACCGTTAGACCTGGCATGTCGACGGTGGTTAGCAAGTTGGAAGGGCGAGCAGTTGATGCAGAGCTCCTTTCAGAATTGAGTTTCTCGAGTAACAAGGTTGAGCCCAGCAAGGAGATCACCAATCAGCAACAAGTGCCAAATTCAGATGAGAGCTACGCACAACATGTGTCAATGGAAGTGCCGTTTACTGCATCTTCAACATCGGCGGCAGATTTATATCCAATCAATATCGATTCTGATTATCTGATGAAGAGATTGTGA